Proteins from a single region of Hermetia illucens chromosome 3, iHerIll2.2.curated.20191125, whole genome shotgun sequence:
- the LOC119653198 gene encoding von Willebrand factor D and EGF domain-containing protein-like, protein MKRALCIFIHFLLVLSIASQEEAPAKNKRSIFGNLFSTKECIKNGAKIMSPDEVCCEGYNLTADFRCFPVCDPACGNGICIEPNTCQCLAGFTLDLSGSCVPTCPRGCVNGICLPDGTCECKPGYALSQNRKLCQPICSKPCSLSMNCTAPDVCACPRGYLADPNDARSCRPVCEKNCLGGECAAPNSCFCYVGHKLKDGVCQAECKSGCRNGKCVLPDVCVCDPGYTLNATTGLCDPVCNECENGYCIRPNGCKCDEGYVRRGNTCKPYCYDDCINGYCIAPTQCICMDGYGKDPSGTCLPLNCRTRFTEKECTIFHRTTQTGVQSK, encoded by the exons ATGAAACGGGCCTTATGCATATTTATCCActtcctgctggttttatctatCGCCAGTCAAGAAGAAGCTCcagcaaaaaataaaaggagTATTTTCGGAAATCTATTTTCGACGAAAGAGTGCATTAAAAATG GTGCGAAAATCATGTCCCCCGATGAGGTTTGTTGTGAAGGATACAATCTAACTGCTGATTTTCGGTGTTTTCCTGTATGCGATCCGGCGTGTggtaatgggatttgtatcgagcCGAACACTTGCCAATGTTTGGCAGGATTCACACTTGACTTGTCTGGATCCTGTGTTCCTACCTGTCCCCGGGGTTGTGTCAATGGGATATGTTTACCAGATGGAACGTGCGAGTGCAAACCTGGTTACGCATTATCACAGAATAGGAAACTTTGTCAACCGATTTGCTCAAAACCTTGTTCTTTAAGCATGAATTGTACTGCTCCAGACGTATGTGCATGCCCCAGGGGGTACCTAGCAGATCCAAACGATGCTAGAAGTTGCAGGCCAGTCTGCGAGAAAAACTGTTTAGGAGGCGAATGCGCTGCTCCCAACTCATGCTTTTGCTATGTCGGGCATAAACTTAAAGATGGTGTCTGTCAAGCGGAATGTAAAAG TGGCTGTCGAAATGGGAAATGTGTCCTTCCAGACGTTTGTGTGTGCGATCCTGGATATACCCTCAATGCAACAACTGGGCTATGTGATCCAGTTTGCAATGAATGTGAGAATGGTTACTGCATTCGCCCCAACGGGTGTAAATGTGACGAAGGATACGTCAGGAGAGGCAACACATGCAAACCGTATTGTTACGA TGACTGCATAAATGGGTACTGTATTGCACCGACCCAATGTATTTGCATGGATGGATATGGGAAGGATCCGAGTGGAACGTGCCTGCCACTCAATTGTAGGACGCGTTTCACAGAGAAGGAGTGCACAATTTTTCATCGAACTACACAGACGGGAGTGCAAAGTAAATGA